A DNA window from Phoenix dactylifera cultivar Barhee BC4 chromosome 13, palm_55x_up_171113_PBpolish2nd_filt_p, whole genome shotgun sequence contains the following coding sequences:
- the LOC103714668 gene encoding uncharacterized protein LOC103714668, whose translation MVKRKASKKLGSQTKSKEEPVRHERNPSSCQQQDSGSKGGGDSKKKVKKVICTKISDLESEQVQFKQPTMHKRSSAIRVSSDQLPNYMKPTRSSDVRKEKFKVTNHSPTISDRIRSPRNLSNLNCSKTSTSSPDGSGLKHVKILKRKPTLKQVRPWMKKNSLGVAPCPKLYANRATCSSTLKDSKSLKALELNPGGTEAEGTSVMKVCPYTYCSLNGHRHETSPPLKCFLSSRRNLLKTQKSMKVKGVSPFRKVGLGKDEKVVETGQAVLSRAPSALEILMEEVANDFFVDIYVKPHKQIVESDNCDERSLQEKDDGEGAKCKEDDGRNLMDGIHEYSSFEEYPDQNSDLSIEEMDVMMSVREYANCDQQDEDVVRKDDAELSLQCLVMDGSIKETEGFAGSAIKVPFEASEMNLEEDVDTFSGNKTDCSESTYDGLGPLFVHLFENDDPGNGLTLNANFTPVACEIVESDGEPSYEAYKEVAEHGHMTASEGISSERNDVYSDEEKESSAINSVSCDDNVQDQSTHFLMSKPLKAETLKENDLGDPPFSKESSSSVSFLGHLKASKGTAGSAAKHDLCKQNGEGEASEAVNLEVNRILDNGNAKQTIFHVGIKEEDAGNEEIEDASSTSSIHLSGSNKGSTEKENGATEPDHIQTEMEIKFYKHDDTTEEASILLNNHLSFNDLSDEVDKEDGWEKSQKKHQAEVDETEGISQSTEQDWYVTDHAVQIKDDLEICLTGSTEGPEEDRIITIAAALLKAPTEASGKQKAKISTARKRRTDEEDQMKGFNPRAPNFLPIEPDPEAEKVDLRHWEMDERKNAEEWMIDHALQQAVTKLAPARKRKVALLVEAFETVILMPMCEKAEKHTSQGFDHARPIQACS comes from the coding sequence ATGGTTAAAAGAAAAGCATCCAAGAAGCTTGGCTCTCAAACCAAATCAAAAGAGGAGCCTGTTAGACATGAGAGGAATCCATCTTCTTGTCAACAACAAGATTCAGGAAGCAAGGGAGGAGGTGATAgcaagaagaaggtgaagaaggTGATATGCACCAAGATCTCAGACTTAGAAAGTGAGCAGGTCCAATTCAAGCAGCCTACCATGCACAAGAGGTCATCAGCTATCAGGGTATCATCAGATCAGTTGCCAAATTATATGAAGCCCACACGCAGTTCAGATGTAAGGAAGGAGAAATTCAAGGTAACAAACCATTCACCAACCATCAGTGATAGGATTAGAAGCCCAAGAAATTTGAGTAATCTAAATTGCTCAAAGACCTCCACTTCTTCTCCTGATGGCTCTGGCCTTAAACATGTGAAAATTCTGAAAAGGAAACCTACTCTGAAACAAGTAAGgccttggatgaagaagaacaGCTTAGGAGTTGCTCCTTGTCCCAAGCTATATGCGAACAGGGCCACCTGCTCATCAACTCTTAAGGATTCGAAGTCTCTGAAGGCTTTGGAACTCAATCCAGGAGGGACCGAAGCCGAAGGGACTTCAGTCATGAAGGTCTGCCCTTACACATATTGCTCTCTGAATGGTCATAGACATGAGACCTCGCCGCCTCTGAAGTGCTTCTTGTCATCGAGGAGGAACCTGCTCAAAACCCAAAAGAGCATGAAGGTAAAGGGGGTGTCTCCATTCAGAAAGGTCGGTCTAGGGAAGGATGAAAAGGTGGTAGAGACAGGACAAGCAGTTCTCAGCAGGGCCCCGTCTGCATTGGAGATTCTTATGGAAGAAGTAGCCAATGATTTCTTTGTTGACATCTATGTTAAACCACATAAACAGATTGTAGAATCAGACAATTGTGATGAAAGAAGCCTTCAAGAGAAGGATGATGGGGAGGGTGCCAAGTGCAAAGAAGATGATGGAAGGAATCTCATGGATGGGATTCATGAATATAGTAGCTTTGAAGAATATCCAGACCAGAATAGTGACCTTTCAATTGAAGAAATGGATGTTATGATGAGTGTTCGGGAGTATGCAAATTGtgatcagcaagatgaagatgtGGTTCGAAAAGATGATGCAGAATTGAGTTTACAATGCCTGGTCATGGATGGATCGATCAAAGAGACTGAAGGTTTTGCAGGCAGTGCAATCAAGGTACCTTTTGAGGCCAGTGAGATGAATTTGGAGGAGGATGTAGACACATTTTCTGGCAATAAGACTGATTGCTCTGAGTCCACTTATGATGGTTTAGGTCCATTATTCGTGCATTTgttcgaaaatgatgatcctggCAATGGACTCACACTTAATGCAAATTTTACTCCAGTTGCATGTGAGATAGTTGAATCCGATGGAGAGCCGTCTTATGAAGCATACAAAGAAGTAGCCGAGCATGGTCATATGACAGCTTCCGAAGGCATTAGTTCTGAGAGAAATGATGTTTACTctgatgaggaaaaagaaagttCTGCAATTAATTCTGTGAGCTGTGATGACAATGTTCAAGATCAGAGTACTCATTTTCTAATGTCCAAACCACTTAAAGCCGAAACATTGAAGGAAAATGATCTGGGCGACCCTCCGTTTAGCAAAGAGAGCAGCTCCAGTGTGAGTTTTCTGGGTCATTTAAAGGCCTCCAAGGGAACAGCAGGCAGCGCAGCAAAACATGATCTCTGCAAACAGAACGGTGAAGGAGAAGCATCCGAAGCAGTTAATCTGGAAGTGAACCGTATCTTAGACAATGGAAATGCAAAGCAAACAATCTTCCATGTCGGCATCAAAGAAGAGGACGCTGGGAATGAAGAGATTGAAGATGCCAGCTCCACATCCAGCATCCACCTTTCTGGTTCTAATAAAGGATCCACCGAGAAAGAAAATGGTGCAACAGAGCCTGATCACATCCAAACAGAAATGGAGATCAAATTCTACAAACATGATGATACAACTGAAGAAGCAAGCATTCTTCTTAATAACCACCTCTCTTTTAATGATCTATCAGATGAGGTTGATAAAGAAGACGGCTGGGAGAAGTCACAAAAAAAACATCAGGCAGAAGTTGATGAAACAGAAGGAATATCGCAGTCCACAGAACAAGACTGGTACGTAACAGACCATGCAGTGCAGATTAAGGATGATTTGGAGATTTGCCTCACAGGTAGCACAGAAGGCCCAGAAGAAGATAGAATCATCACTATTGCAGCAGCACTCTTGAAAGCTCCTACTGAAGCCAGTGGTAAGCAAAAGGCAAAAATAAGCACAGCGAGAAAGAGAAGAACTGACGAAGAGGATCAAATGAAAGGATTCAACCCACGAGCACCAAACTTTCTCCCAATCGAACCTGATCCAGAAGCAGAAAAGGTTGATCTCAGGCATTGGGAGATGGATGAAAGAAAGAATGCAGAGGAATGGATGATCGATCATGCACTCCAACAGGCAGTAACAAAACTGGCTCCAGCTCGGAAAAGGAAAGTAGCACTGCTTGTGGAAGCTTTCGAGACTGTAATTCTGATGCCTATGTGTGAGAAAGCAGAGAAACATACCAGTCAAGGCTtcgatcatgcaaggcctatacAAGCATGCAGTTGA